The sequence TGATCTGCGTTTCGGCCTTTGTGACCGAACTGATGATATTTTTTGAAGAAGGGGTGCGTTCTGGCGAACTCAAAGACCAAGACTTTTTCAGTGCATTCGGCCTTTTTATGGGGTATTTGGGTGGAATGGTATTTATAAACGGGGAAAAAATCCTCCCTAAACCGTTGGAGAGTTATGAAGCCTCCATCAGCGATAACATCTACAATGCCCTCAAATCCCGCTAAACTCAAGATGATTTGGTTGCAGGGGATCACCTGCAACGGCAACACGCACTCATTTTTAAATGATCCGGCATTAGAGACTCTTCTGGAATCCTCTGAGTTTATTCATCATCCGCTTTTACCGTGTTCGATGAATTTGCGCCAACTGGTAAAAAAACTTCCCAAATCCGATATTCTTATTTTCGAAGGGGCGTATAAAGCTGATTTTGAGCGTGCCGGTATGAGAATGGAAGAACTGTTAAATACGCTTGCTTCCAAAGCAAAACATATTATTGCGATGGGAAGCTGTGCGAGTTTCGGCGGTATCTTTAAAGAAGCAGACCCTGAACATATAAGCGGCATTTTGTTTGATAAAGAAAAAGAGAGCGGCCCTTTGAAAGAGATGCGGGAGAAAGTGATTACCCTCAGCGGTTGCCCCGCTCACCCGAAGTGGCTAAGCTTTGTTATTGAAATGATGCGGTTGGAAAAAACAATCGCGGTAGATGAGTTTCGTCGCCCGAAAGAACTGTATGCCTATCTAGTCCATAACGGATGTTTGCGTAACGAATATTTTGAATGGAAAGTCGATTGCGACACATTTGGAACCAAAGAAGGGTGTCTTTTTTACGATCAGGGGTGCCAAGGTCCCTTTACCCACGGCAGCTGTAACAAGATACTGTGGAACGAGGTGAGTTCCAAAACCCGTTCCGGTA is a genomic window of Sulfuricurvum sp. containing:
- a CDS encoding hydrogenase, producing the protein MKPPSAITSTMPSNPAKLKMIWLQGITCNGNTHSFLNDPALETLLESSEFIHHPLLPCSMNLRQLVKKLPKSDILIFEGAYKADFERAGMRMEELLNTLASKAKHIIAMGSCASFGGIFKEADPEHISGILFDKEKESGPLKEMREKVITLSGCPAHPKWLSFVIEMMRLEKTIAVDEFRRPKELYAYLVHNGCLRNEYFEWKVDCDTFGTKEGCLFYDQGCQGPFTHGSCNKILWNEVSSKTRSGTPCVGCTEPTFPKRELFTTKTYMSIPAEMPLGVPKRSYLALAGAAKSFHIKRLEGKLIDDNA